In Corynebacterium endometrii, one DNA window encodes the following:
- a CDS encoding glutamate--cysteine ligase, with amino-acid sequence MIIPAENFARSPRPTLGVEWEVALVDPETRDLVPRASEVIDEVARRHPEVHLEKEFLQNTVELVTGVCDTVPEAVADLQLSLDAVREVSEEMGLKLWASGGHPFSDYRLNPVSTKETYAEIINRTRYWGQQMLLWGVHVHVGISHEDRVWPIINALMTKYPHLLAISGSSPGWEGLDTGYASNRTMLYQQLPTAGMPYQFGSWGEWQAYMRDQAISGVINHTGSMHFDIRPASKWGTVEVRISDATTNLRELSAIVALTHCLVVHFDRMIDRGEELPTLQPWHVAENKWRGARYGMDALVITSRETDERWVKDELADLMVELAPLAEELGCADELQLIREIIDRGAAYERQRGLFEETGDWKAVVDQTCREMVELRPLR; translated from the coding sequence GTGATTATCCCGGCAGAGAACTTTGCGCGTTCCCCCCGCCCCACCCTGGGTGTCGAGTGGGAAGTAGCCCTTGTAGACCCCGAAACCCGCGACCTGGTTCCGCGGGCCTCGGAGGTCATCGACGAGGTTGCCCGGCGCCACCCAGAGGTGCACCTGGAAAAGGAGTTCCTGCAAAATACCGTCGAGCTGGTCACCGGCGTTTGCGATACCGTTCCCGAGGCCGTGGCTGACCTGCAGCTTAGCCTCGATGCGGTGCGCGAGGTCAGCGAAGAGATGGGCCTTAAACTGTGGGCGTCCGGCGGCCACCCCTTCTCCGATTACCGCCTCAACCCCGTCTCCACCAAAGAGACCTACGCGGAGATCATCAACCGCACCCGCTACTGGGGCCAGCAGATGCTGCTGTGGGGAGTCCACGTCCACGTGGGTATCTCCCATGAGGACCGCGTGTGGCCCATCATCAACGCTCTGATGACCAAGTACCCGCACCTGCTGGCCATCTCCGGATCCTCCCCGGGATGGGAGGGACTAGATACCGGCTACGCGTCGAACCGCACCATGCTATACCAGCAGCTTCCCACCGCGGGCATGCCGTACCAGTTCGGTAGCTGGGGCGAGTGGCAGGCCTACATGCGGGATCAGGCCATCTCCGGCGTGATTAACCACACCGGGTCCATGCATTTCGATATCCGCCCGGCGTCCAAGTGGGGCACCGTGGAGGTCCGCATCTCCGACGCCACCACCAACCTGCGCGAGCTATCCGCCATTGTGGCGCTCACCCACTGCCTTGTGGTGCATTTTGACCGCATGATTGACCGCGGCGAAGAGCTTCCCACGCTGCAGCCGTGGCATGTCGCGGAAAATAAGTGGCGCGGCGCCCGCTACGGCATGGACGCCCTGGTCATCACCTCCCGCGAGACCGACGAGCGCTGGGTCAAAGACGAGCTTGCCGACCTCATGGTGGAGCTTGCCCCGCTGGCCGAGGAGCTAGGCTGCGCCGATGAACTCCAGCTCATCCGCGAAATCATCGACCGCGGCGCCGCCTATGAGCGCCAGCGCGGCCTCTTCGAAGAAACCGGTGACTGGAAGGCCGTGGTGGACCAGACCTGCCGGGAGATGGTGGAGCTCAGGCCGCTGCGCTAG
- a CDS encoding LytR C-terminal domain-containing protein encodes MTNVNQENQTPDSPQNEAAPAAGLPLRGLAMVLIAVAVMLALWALYAFTKDDPEASLAGETAATQQPSAAAPAPSAAPAEGAKPAEGSAPAEGSAPAEGSAPAGSPEPAPAPAPAPAPAPAPAPGAPAGAEEAPKRVSVLNNSMVQGLAADISERLETEGYELGEVGNFADEILPDTTVFFPAGDAAAEREARSIADKIGGIARENIDSLPEEATRDRGLTVVLTNNN; translated from the coding sequence GTGACTAATGTGAATCAGGAAAACCAGACTCCGGACAGCCCCCAGAATGAGGCCGCCCCCGCCGCCGGCCTGCCCCTGCGCGGCCTTGCCATGGTGCTCATCGCCGTAGCGGTCATGCTGGCGCTCTGGGCGCTCTACGCCTTCACGAAGGACGATCCCGAGGCCTCCCTAGCGGGGGAGACCGCCGCCACGCAGCAGCCTTCCGCCGCCGCCCCGGCACCAAGCGCCGCCCCGGCCGAGGGGGCCAAACCCGCGGAGGGATCAGCGCCCGCGGAGGGTTCAGCCCCCGCGGAGGGTTCAGCCCCCGCCGGGTCCCCCGAGCCGGCGCCCGCGCCAGCTCCGGCACCCGCCCCGGCCCCGGCACCGGCGCCGGGTGCGCCGGCCGGCGCCGAGGAGGCCCCGAAGCGCGTGAGCGTGCTCAATAACTCTATGGTCCAGGGGCTCGCGGCGGACATTTCGGAACGCCTGGAAACCGAGGGCTACGAGCTGGGCGAGGTGGGCAACTTCGCCGACGAAATCCTCCCTGACACCACCGTCTTCTTCCCGGCCGGGGACGCCGCCGCCGAGCGTGAGGCGCGTTCCATTGCGGACAAGATCGGCGGTATCGCCCGTGAGAACATCGACTCACTGCCGGAGGAAGCCACCCGCGACCGCGGCCTGACCGTGGTGCTGACCAACAACAACTAG
- a CDS encoding DUF3263 domain-containing protein, with product MSSSHVLNELDRAILEFESSAPRQVGRKEEAIRARFDFSPVRYHQRLNQLLEEPAALAEFPVLVGRLRRVREQREGVRRAARENGNAGG from the coding sequence ATGTCCAGCTCCCATGTCTTAAACGAACTTGACCGCGCCATCTTGGAATTTGAATCCAGCGCGCCCCGTCAAGTGGGCCGCAAGGAGGAGGCCATCCGGGCGCGGTTCGACTTTTCCCCGGTGCGTTACCATCAGCGGCTCAACCAGCTGCTGGAGGAGCCGGCCGCGTTGGCGGAGTTTCCCGTGCTGGTAGGGCGCCTGCGGCGGGTGCGGGAACAACGTGAGGGCGTTCGGCGCGCCGCGCGCGAAAACGGCAATGCGGGTGGCTAA
- a CDS encoding peptide deformylase, with product MTILPIVIHGDPVLHNPTEPVTEDISNPELQQLIADMYETMEAAHGVGLAANQVGVGKRLFVYHCPDVDGPNGTAKEDGGMRRGCVINPVLETSEIPETMPADDGTDDEGCLSVPGEGFPTGRADWARVTGKDENGQDVTVEGYGFFARCLQHEVGHLDGYVYTDTLIGRYKRQAKKAIKANGWNVAGLTWMPGEDKDPFGHDD from the coding sequence ATGACTATTCTTCCCATCGTTATCCACGGCGATCCGGTGCTGCACAATCCCACCGAGCCCGTGACAGAGGATATCTCCAACCCCGAGCTCCAGCAGCTCATCGCGGACATGTATGAAACCATGGAGGCCGCACACGGCGTGGGCCTCGCCGCGAACCAGGTGGGCGTGGGCAAGCGCCTATTCGTCTACCACTGCCCGGACGTGGACGGCCCTAACGGCACCGCGAAGGAAGACGGCGGCATGCGGCGCGGCTGCGTCATCAACCCGGTGCTGGAGACCTCCGAGATCCCGGAGACCATGCCGGCCGATGACGGCACCGACGATGAGGGCTGCCTGTCCGTCCCCGGCGAGGGCTTCCCCACCGGCCGCGCGGACTGGGCGCGGGTGACGGGCAAGGATGAAAACGGCCAGGACGTCACCGTCGAGGGTTATGGTTTCTTCGCCCGCTGCCTGCAGCATGAGGTGGGCCACCTGGACGGCTACGTGTACACGGACACGCTCATCGGCCGCTACAAGCGCCAGGCCAAGAAGGCCATTAAGGCCAACGGCTGGAACGTCGCAGGCCTGACCTGGATGCCAGGTGAGGACAAGGACCCGTTTGGGCATGATGATTAA
- a CDS encoding N-acetylglutamate synthase, CG3035 family, producing the protein MSYIFRSDSVQPGERVVARRKYLSDAAPGAQPTTVFSDVIGHVLSVDPLVIRPQQVGGYPSTLDAVTISEDELYVVKKLSPRTVRNSDIRNVELAYSKAFPGIEHSWCGQWLLRAGDGVTERSNSAAPLGPSAPFEALPVEEIREFYARHGLPPRVMIPERIGKPAEALAGREGWELGPEIIVMTRALGEEGDAPVEVELPESAAAYDFEVADQPDRDWLKMYHFRGQPLPEHALNLLRENIEGTMGFGRLRVARGADAGRTVAITRGTVTEAGRHTYLGYSAVEVAEDHRRRGLGTLLGARMLQWGREKGADQAYLQVIASNQAGISLYEKLGFLEHHRHRYATLPPVG; encoded by the coding sequence ATGAGTTACATCTTCCGGTCTGATTCCGTCCAGCCAGGTGAGCGGGTGGTGGCGCGCCGCAAATACTTGTCCGACGCCGCCCCAGGCGCCCAGCCCACCACCGTCTTCAGCGATGTCATTGGCCACGTGCTCAGCGTGGACCCGCTGGTCATCCGCCCGCAACAGGTGGGCGGCTATCCGTCCACCCTGGACGCCGTGACCATTTCCGAAGATGAACTCTACGTGGTCAAAAAGCTTTCGCCACGCACCGTGCGCAACTCTGACATCCGCAACGTGGAGCTGGCCTATTCCAAGGCCTTCCCGGGAATCGAGCACAGCTGGTGCGGGCAGTGGCTGCTGCGCGCCGGCGACGGCGTGACGGAGCGCTCCAACTCCGCGGCGCCCCTGGGCCCATCCGCACCGTTCGAGGCGCTGCCCGTGGAGGAGATTCGCGAGTTCTACGCGCGCCACGGATTGCCGCCGCGCGTAATGATTCCGGAACGCATCGGCAAGCCCGCCGAGGCGCTCGCCGGGCGCGAGGGCTGGGAGCTGGGCCCGGAGATCATCGTGATGACCCGCGCCCTCGGCGAGGAGGGCGATGCGCCCGTGGAGGTTGAATTGCCGGAATCCGCCGCGGCCTATGACTTTGAGGTCGCGGACCAGCCGGACCGGGACTGGCTGAAGATGTACCACTTCCGCGGCCAGCCCCTGCCGGAGCACGCGCTGAACCTTTTGCGCGAAAACATCGAGGGCACCATGGGATTCGGGCGGCTGCGCGTCGCCCGCGGAGCGGATGCCGGACGCACGGTGGCCATCACCCGCGGCACCGTGACCGAGGCCGGCCGCCACACCTATCTGGGTTATTCCGCCGTCGAGGTTGCCGAGGACCACCGCCGCCGCGGCCTGGGCACGCTCTTAGGAGCCAGGATGCTGCAGTGGGGCCGGGAAAAGGGCGCCGACCAGGCGTATCTGCAAGTCATCGCCAGCAACCAGGCCGGCATTAGCCTGTATGAGAAGCTGGGTTTTCTTGAGCACCACCGCCACCGCTACGCGACGCTGCCGCCGGTGGGTTAA
- a CDS encoding exodeoxyribonuclease III encodes MRIATWNINSVRTRAQRAVDLLVRHDIDVLTLQETKVADDKFPRGIFEEAGYHVACHGLNQWNGVAIVSRTEPEDIRTSFPGQPGFAKAADKPQDLEARALGARIAGIDVWSLYVPNGRELTDRHYTYKLQFLYALAAYAESNAKSKLLLTGDFNIAPEDRDVWDMDVFRGKTHVSEPERAAFQRLQEAGLEEVTRRFTEEARYTYFDYKGFRFQKGEGMRIDFQLASAPLASTVTGAQVDLAERAGEKTSDHVPLIADFAVADFDSVR; translated from the coding sequence ATGCGCATCGCCACCTGGAACATCAATTCTGTACGCACCCGCGCCCAGCGCGCGGTAGACCTTCTGGTCCGCCACGACATTGACGTGTTAACGCTGCAGGAAACCAAGGTGGCCGATGATAAATTCCCCCGCGGCATCTTCGAAGAGGCCGGCTACCACGTGGCCTGCCACGGGCTGAACCAGTGGAACGGCGTGGCCATTGTCTCCCGCACCGAACCGGAGGACATCCGCACCTCGTTCCCCGGCCAGCCGGGCTTTGCCAAGGCGGCGGACAAGCCCCAGGACCTGGAGGCGCGCGCCCTGGGCGCGCGCATCGCGGGTATCGACGTCTGGTCCCTCTACGTGCCCAACGGGCGCGAGCTCACGGACCGCCACTACACCTACAAGCTGCAGTTCCTCTACGCCCTGGCCGCCTACGCTGAGAGCAATGCCAAGTCCAAGCTGCTGCTCACCGGAGATTTCAACATTGCGCCGGAGGACCGCGACGTGTGGGACATGGACGTCTTCCGCGGAAAGACCCACGTCTCCGAGCCGGAGCGCGCCGCCTTCCAACGCCTCCAGGAGGCCGGGCTGGAGGAGGTCACCCGCCGCTTTACCGAAGAGGCCCGCTACACCTACTTCGATTACAAAGGCTTCCGCTTCCAGAAGGGTGAAGGCATGCGCATCGACTTCCAACTCGCCAGCGCGCCCTTGGCGTCCACCGTCACCGGCGCCCAGGTGGACCTAGCCGAGCGCGCCGGGGAAAAGACCTCCGACCACGTCCCGCTGATCGCGGACTTCGCCGTCGCCGACTTCGATTCCGTCCGCTAA
- a CDS encoding phospholipase D-like domain-containing protein: MIDINLDFSFWQLALLIVDYAIKIVAIGFVPENRRPSSSTAWLLAILLLPFVGLPLFLLMGSNWINGRRHEVQKRALERVSSVQDNTPAHSSASLHPEIESIIKLNRRLTGFPSAVGHNMGLHANYNQAIDEMVRAIDEAESYVYVEIYIVSWDEATGEFFNALRRAVERGVKVKLLFDQIGSWKYPGYWTLGRRLDKLGVEWRLMLPLQIHKGRFRRPDLRNHRKLVVIDGNRGFIGSQNLIKRQYKTRDRKWIDYMVELTGPIVTSIETIFAVDWYLESEEALEITPLPEDRGDAPDANILQLVPSGPGFTAEPNLRLFNSLVHHAKERLVLVSPYFVPDESLLEAVTSACYRGVRVELYVSEEADQFMVNHAQSSYYQVLLEAGVTIYQFPKPYVLHSKFMLADPGIDGRDPIAAFGSSNMDMRSFGLNYESTMMAVRGDIIGQLNELAHNYRAVCHKLTLEEWNERGWGRRYVDNVMRLTSALQ; the protein is encoded by the coding sequence ATGATTGACATCAACCTAGACTTTAGCTTCTGGCAGCTAGCGCTGCTGATCGTGGACTACGCCATCAAGATCGTAGCCATTGGTTTCGTCCCCGAAAACCGCCGCCCGTCTTCCTCCACCGCGTGGCTGCTAGCCATCTTGCTGCTGCCTTTCGTTGGCCTGCCGCTGTTTTTGCTGATGGGGTCCAACTGGATCAACGGTCGCCGGCACGAGGTGCAAAAGCGCGCCCTAGAGCGCGTGTCCAGCGTGCAGGACAACACCCCGGCCCACTCGAGCGCCAGCCTGCACCCGGAGATAGAGTCCATCATCAAGCTCAACCGGAGGCTGACCGGTTTTCCCTCGGCCGTCGGACACAACATGGGCCTGCACGCCAACTACAACCAGGCCATCGATGAGATGGTCCGCGCCATCGACGAGGCCGAATCCTACGTCTACGTGGAGATTTACATCGTCTCGTGGGATGAAGCCACCGGCGAGTTCTTCAATGCTCTCCGCCGCGCCGTGGAGCGCGGGGTCAAGGTCAAGCTGCTCTTTGACCAGATCGGCTCCTGGAAGTACCCGGGTTATTGGACGCTGGGCCGCCGCCTCGACAAGCTGGGGGTGGAATGGCGCCTCATGCTGCCGCTGCAAATCCACAAGGGCCGCTTCCGCCGCCCGGACCTGCGCAACCACCGCAAGCTCGTGGTCATCGACGGCAACCGCGGATTCATCGGCTCCCAAAACCTGATCAAGCGCCAGTACAAGACGCGCGACCGCAAGTGGATCGACTACATGGTTGAGCTCACCGGCCCCATCGTGACCTCCATTGAGACCATCTTCGCGGTGGACTGGTACCTCGAGTCCGAGGAGGCCCTAGAGATCACACCGCTGCCCGAGGACCGCGGCGACGCCCCGGATGCCAACATCTTGCAATTGGTCCCCTCCGGCCCCGGCTTTACGGCCGAGCCAAACCTGCGCCTGTTTAATTCCCTGGTCCACCACGCAAAAGAACGCCTGGTGCTGGTTTCTCCGTACTTCGTGCCGGATGAATCCCTGCTGGAGGCCGTTACCTCCGCCTGCTACCGCGGCGTGCGCGTGGAGCTGTACGTCTCCGAGGAAGCGGACCAGTTTATGGTTAACCACGCCCAGTCCTCCTACTACCAGGTGCTGCTGGAGGCTGGCGTGACCATTTATCAGTTCCCCAAGCCCTACGTCTTGCACTCGAAGTTCATGCTCGCGGACCCCGGCATCGATGGCCGGGATCCCATCGCCGCGTTTGGTTCATCCAACATGGACATGCGCAGCTTCGGCCTCAACTATGAGTCCACCATGATGGCGGTCCGCGGTGACATCATTGGCCAGCTCAACGAGCTGGCGCACAATTACCGCGCCG